The genome window GACGACATCCAGGTCCGGCGAGCGGACGAGTGAGAGGGCGTCGTCGGTCAGCATTCCCGCCGGCGGCGTGTAATCGCGGGGCTTGTGGACGTCGCGGACGGCGGCCCGGATGAGCTGGATCGGCCGCCCGGTCCGCTGCTCCATCCGCGGCCCATGCTCCATCAGGATCCGCGCCACTCCGGCGCCGACGTTTCCCATTCCGATCAACCCGACTCGCAGCGGGGCAGCCATGTCCGTCACTCTCCAAATTGCCGAAAACCCACGGAAGCGACCGATGCACAAGAGCCGCGGCCATCTCTGGTGGCCGGGCGGGCGCATGTCGTCGGACGCCACTCAGTCTCGGCCAAGCCGCTTGCCGCCGGGGACTGTCCGTGACTTCGAGCCTGCAGACTTTAATGGAGGCGGGAAGAACAGGAAATGCCCCCCGGAATTCCATGAACTGGCTCCCTTCAGGCAGCCAACAGTCCTTTCCGATCCGTCAGAAATAGGGGGCGAGCAGCCTTTGCAAGGGATGAAATCCCAAGAATTGATAAATCTTTTCCGAATAATTTGACTGTACGAAAGATCCAACCGTACCCTTCCATGTTTCCCGCCGTTGCGCCGCACGGTCTCTCCACGTTCCCGCCTGAGTGGTGGCTCCGCCAGGGCTGCCTCCCCAAGTTCAAGGAAACTCCGCTGATGTTGTTGTCGCACCGCCGCCAGTCGCGCGGCTTCACGCTCATTGAGTTGCTGGTGGTGATCGCCATCATCGCGGTTCTCGTCGCCATTCTGCTGCCGGCCGTGCAGCAGGCCCGCGAAGCGGCCCGGAATTCTCAGTGCAAGAACAATCTCAAGCAGCTTGGGATTGCGATGCACAGCTACCACGAAGTGCACGGCATGTTCCCGCCCCCGCAGGGGAAGTCCGTCTGGGACAACGGGAACTACTACCGGGCCTTCAGCGCCCAGGCGATGATGCTCCCGTACCTGGACCAGGCCGCCCTGTACAGCAAGCTCGACATGAGCCTCATGTACAGCCAGGCGCCGAACGGCACCGCCGACGGCACCCCGTACCGCGTCCGCCTGGCCTCCATGCTCTGTCCGTCCGACCGCGATTGGGTCGGCGTCGAAGGGGGCAACAACTACGTGATGTCGGCCGGTCCCTCGCTGTACTGGGTCGCGGTCGCCAACCAGATCGGCATGTTCAACAAGGACCGCACGACGAACCTGCGGGACCTCTCCGACGGTGCGTCGAACACGATCGCCGCCTCCGAGTCGCTGAAGGGTGACAACGACGGCGCGGCGTACAACCTCCGAACGGACATCGGCAAGGGCGTGGCCCGTCCCTCGGGAGCTCCGGACGTCAACTGGACGCAGGCCCAGATCGACACCTTCGCCGCCAGCTCGCTGGGGAGCGCGGCGTCGCACTACAGCCACGGCCGTCGCGACTGGCTCAACGGCCTGACCGGCGCCACGATCTTCAACACGATGGCCAATCCGAACTGGCGCGCTCCGGATGCCTCGACCGGCACGGGCGGCGTGATGGACGGAGCGGGCGTGTACGCGGCCCGCAGCAACCACACCGGCGGGGTGAACGCCCTCCTCGGTGACGGCTCGATCCAGTTCATTTCCGAGAACATCGACCTGAACATCTGGCAGTCGCTGGGCCACACCTCCGACGGCAAGAAGGTCGCTCTGTAAGTTTTCCGATGGCGTTCGAGGTGGTCCGGGATCGAGTGATGATGCGCTCCGCGATTTGTGCTCTGTCGTTCGCAGGTGTTCTGGCCCTGGCCGGGTGTGGGGGAAGCAACAGCGTCCCCTCCCCGACCAATGTCGAAGGTCCCCCCGTGATCGGCTCGAAGGAGGCCCTCAAGGCCCGCTTTCAGGAACTGGCTCAATCCGGTGAGGGCGGAAGCGCCCTCGAAGGGCTGGACGCGGAGATCAAGAAGCACGTCCCGGATCCGGCCGTTCAGGCCAGCCTGCTGAAGGACTTTCACGTGCTGAACGTGTCGTCGGACGCCGCGAAGAACAAGGTTCTTTCGAAGCGGATCGCCGACAAGCTTTGAACTGTCCGCCGCCGCAGGATGTCTGGTTTACCGCCGGACCGTCCTTCCGCGAGTGGCAAAACGGATGTCATCGGCCCCGAGGTGCTTCAAGCCACCTTGGGGCCGATTTTCTTTGCGCCCCCCGCCTTGTTGCGGGCTTTGAGGTCGAACAGGCCGAAGATCTCGCCGGCGTTCATGCTGAGCTGGGCGTTCTCGTTGTCCCCTTCGCCGAGGACGCGGCGGAACATCTCCCGCTTTTCGTTCAGGACCTTGTCGATCCGTTCCTCGATCGTGTCCGTGCAGATGAACTTCGAAACGATCACCTGACTCTTGCAGCCGATGCGGTGCGCCCGGTTGATCGCCTGGTCCTCGACCGCCGGGTTCCACCAGCGGTCGAACAGGAACACGTACCCCGCAAACTGCAGGTTGAGCCCCACCGCCCCGGTGCCGTAACTCATGAGCAGCAGGTGGCTCTTGGGATCGTTCTTGAACTTGTCGAGGATCGGCTCCCGCTGCTTCGCCGGGACCCCGCCGTGGTAGACAAGGCGGCCGTAGTCCTTCGTCCGCTCGGCGATCCAGTCGATCGTCTTGGTCCACTGGCTGAAGAGGATCGCCTTCCCGCCCGAGGCGGAGATTTCTTCCATGTCCGCGCAGAGCCGCTCCAGCTTGGCCGATTCCTGCGTTAGCGGGTCGTAGTTCGAGATCTGCTTCAGCCGCAGGACGAGCTCGAACACGTTCTGGATGTTGATCTGCTCCCCCATCTCGTTGAGGTGCATCACGCCGTCTTTTTCCGCCTGGTCGTAGGCGATCCGCTGCG of Planctomyces sp. SH-PL14 contains these proteins:
- a CDS encoding DUF1559 domain-containing protein gives rise to the protein MFPAVAPHGLSTFPPEWWLRQGCLPKFKETPLMLLSHRRQSRGFTLIELLVVIAIIAVLVAILLPAVQQAREAARNSQCKNNLKQLGIAMHSYHEVHGMFPPPQGKSVWDNGNYYRAFSAQAMMLPYLDQAALYSKLDMSLMYSQAPNGTADGTPYRVRLASMLCPSDRDWVGVEGGNNYVMSAGPSLYWVAVANQIGMFNKDRTTNLRDLSDGASNTIAASESLKGDNDGAAYNLRTDIGKGVARPSGAPDVNWTQAQIDTFAASSLGSAASHYSHGRRDWLNGLTGATIFNTMANPNWRAPDASTGTGGVMDGAGVYAARSNHTGGVNALLGDGSIQFISENIDLNIWQSLGHTSDGKKVAL